The Monodelphis domestica isolate mMonDom1 chromosome 7, mMonDom1.pri, whole genome shotgun sequence genome window below encodes:
- the LOC100024560 gene encoding zinc finger protein ZFP2-like: MMVSAGKMLALNEMMTLSPQILAVYEQDRLLRADAPEERLTIPGKEKFNSEASRKSFRCFPYPEKAGPREAVNQLWELCLQWLRPEIHTKEQILELLVLEQFLTILPSEVRIWVKSQHPENIEEVVTLVEDLTQMLEEEALCSQDSVLPAEGNREREGMPTVIPINRCQESVTFRDVAPDFTWEEWTQLNPIQQALYREVLLETYRNLVFLGFSTSKPDVISQLEDEEITRILDSETPKGTCSYWDTVPEAKESVTKWDTFMKESSQEVKVKRSTSHCFWYSELGDSLQCYDALVRQQIHQEKLVKQLTITPEQTSSKEKGFEQNEFGENFNLRSILVTQERVPTVKSFYLCDMYGSSFKNDSDLIKCPRIYAGKKPFKHTECGTTFSQISQLNLHQKIHSEDKPYKCNECGKAFTKRANLTQHQKIHSGEKPYKCNECGKTFNKRANLTQHQKIHSGEKPYKCNECGKAFSIRSHLTQHQRIHSGEKPYTCNECGKAFTQKTHLTQHKHTHIGEKPFKCTECGKAFSLISQLNLHQRIHSEENPYKCNECGKAFTVRSRLAEHQRIHAGEKPYKCNECGKAFTKRTNLTQHQHTHVGEKPFKCNECTKAFSYISQFNLHQRIHSGEKPYKCSECGKAFSKRANLNQHQKIHSGEKPFQCSECGKAFTIKSRLTQHYRIHSGEKPFKCDPLGKAFTIRSCLNEHPKIHTEEKLYDFGKAFPTGPHLT, from the exons ATGATGGTCTCTGCTGGAAAGATGCTAGCCCTGAATGAGATGATGACTCTAAGTCCCCAAATCCTGGCTGTATATGAACAAGACAGATTACTGAGAGCAGATGCCCCAGAGGAAAGGCTAACCATCCcaggaaaagagaaatttaattctGAGGCTTCTCGCAAGAGCTTCAGATGTTTTCCATACCCAGAAAAAGCTGGACCTCGTGAGGCTGTGAACCAGCTTTGGGAACTCTGCCTTCAATGGCTGAGGCCAGAGATTCACACAAAGGAACAGATCCTGGAGCTGCTGGTGCTGGAGCAATTCCTGACTATCCTGCCCAGTGAGGTCAGGATTTGGGTGAAGTCACAGCATCCAGAGAACATTGAGGAGGTGGTCACCCTGGTGGAGGATTTGACCCAAATGCTTGAGGAAGAAG CTCTTTGTTCCCAGGATTCTGTCCTTCCAgcagaaggaaacagagaaagggaaggaatgcCTACGGTGATCCCAATAAACAGATGTCAG GAATCAGTGACATTCAGGGATGTAGCTCCAGATTTTACCTGGGAAGAGTGGACACAATTGAACCCTATTCAGCAGGCCCTCTACAGAGAAGTGCTGTTGGAGACTTACAGGAACCtagtttttcttg GTTTTTCAACCTCCAAACCAGATGTTATCTCCCAGTTAGAAGATGAGGAAATAACAAGGATTCTGGATAGTGAAACCCCAAAAGGCACCTGTTCAT atTGGGATACTGTGCCTGAAGCCAAAGAGTCAGTTACAAAATGGGACACCTTCATGAAAGAATCCTCTCAGGAGGTGAAAGTGAAAAGATCCACAAGTCATTGCTTTTGGTACTCTGAACTGGGAGACTCCCTTCAATGTTATGATGCATTAGTAAGGCAACAGATCCATCAGGAGAAACTGGTAAAGCAATTAACAATCACACCTGAGCAAACATCAAGTAAGGAGAAAGGCTTTGAACAAAATGAATTTGGGGAAAACTTCAATCTAAGATCAATACTAGTTACACAGGAGAGAGTTCCAACAGTAAAGAGTTTCTATCTGTGTGATATGTATGGAAGCAGCTTCAAAAATGATTCAGACCTAATTAAATGCCCAAGAATCTATGCAGGAAAGAAACCGTTTAAGCATACTGAATGTGGGACAACCTTCAGCCAGATTTCACAACTTAATCTTCATCAGAAAATTCATTCTGAAGATAAACCCTataagtgtaatgaatgtgggaaagcctttaccAAGCGAGCAAATCTGACTCAACATCAAAAAATTCATTCTGGAGAAAAACCCTATAAATGTAATGAGTGTGGGAAAACCTTTAATAAACGAGCAAACCTCACacaacatcagaaaattcattctggagagaaaccctataaatgtaatgaatgtgggaaagccttctcCATCAGATCACATCttactcaacatcagagaattcattctggagagaaaccctatacgtgtaatgaatgtgggaaagcctttactCAGAAGACACACCTTACTCAACATAAGCATACTCATATTGGAGAGAAGCCATTTAAGTGTactgaatgtggaaaagccttcagcCTAATTTCACAACTTAATCTTCATCAGAGAATTCATTCTGAAGAGAATccctataaatgtaatgaatgtgggaaagccttcacaGTCAGATCACGGCTTGctgaacatcaaagaattcatgCTGGTgaaaaaccttataaatgtaatgagtgTGGAAAAGCCTTTACCAAGCGGACAAACCTTACCCAACACCAACATACTCATGTTGGGGAAAAaccatttaaatgtaatgaatgtacaAAAGCCTTTAGCTATATttcacaatttaatcttcatcaaAGAATACACTCTGGAGAGAAGCCATataaatgcagtgaatgtgggaaagctttcagCAAGCGAGCAAATCTTAatcaacatcagaaaattcattctggagagaaaccctttcaatgtagtgaatgtgggaaagcctttaccATCAAATCTCGCCTTACTCAGCATTATAGAATTCACTccggagagaaaccttttaaatgtgaTCCATTGGGGAAAGCCTTCACCATCAGGTCATGCCTTAATGAACATCCAAAAATTCATACTGAAGAGAAACTTTATGATTTTGGGAAAGCCTTCCCCACAGGGCCACATCTTACTTAA